From the genome of Roseiconus lacunae, one region includes:
- a CDS encoding methyltransferase family protein, which translates to MPLIEDFERTGSWLFRWRSYLPFVFLPLIVIAVLRYPAIESNPNLHFAWSIFSLSVSLVGLFVRCHTVGHAAEGTSGRNTHTQLAESLNTSGFYSVVRHPLYLGNFLIALGIVLLSASPWLIVFYAMAFTLYYERIMFVEEIFLRRKFGRKFMEWANRTPAFVPKLRQWRSAEQPIDFPKVIRAESVAVAVIALTFPTLEFAMHYAQEGNVEIETSWYVLLASGILTYIVARVMKRQLRRWLKYERILYEAAK; encoded by the coding sequence ATGCCACTCATTGAAGATTTTGAACGCACAGGATCATGGCTGTTTCGTTGGCGCAGCTATCTTCCGTTCGTGTTCTTACCGCTGATCGTAATAGCCGTGCTTCGATACCCGGCTATCGAGTCGAACCCGAATCTGCATTTCGCTTGGAGTATTTTCAGCCTTAGCGTCTCGCTGGTCGGTTTGTTCGTTCGTTGCCACACCGTCGGCCACGCTGCCGAAGGGACATCGGGACGAAACACGCATACACAACTTGCCGAGTCGCTCAATACATCTGGTTTCTATTCGGTAGTCCGACATCCACTGTACCTTGGCAATTTCTTAATTGCCCTGGGCATCGTATTGCTCTCAGCATCACCATGGTTGATCGTATTCTATGCGATGGCGTTCACGTTGTACTATGAACGGATCATGTTCGTTGAAGAAATTTTCTTGCGACGCAAGTTCGGTCGCAAATTCATGGAGTGGGCCAATCGCACGCCAGCGTTCGTGCCGAAGCTACGGCAATGGAGGTCCGCGGAACAGCCAATCGACTTCCCCAAAGTTATTCGCGCCGAATCCGTAGCCGTTGCCGTGATTGCGTTGACATTTCCGACACTCGAATTTGCCATGCACTATGCCCAGGAAGGGAATGTCGAAATTGAAACCTCGTGGTACGTCCTTCTCGCCAGCGGGATACTGACCTACATCGTTGCCCGAGTGATGAAACGCCAACTTCGACGCTGGCTTAAATACGAGCGAATTTTGTACGAGGCAGCAAAATGA
- a CDS encoding efflux RND transporter permease subunit yields the protein MLNAIIRFALRQRLLVIAAALFLIGYGTWQATHSQIDVFPDLNRPRVVIMTEAPGLAPEEVETLITFPIETTMNGANGVQAVRSSSGVGISVIYVEFDWGTDIYNDRQIVNERLQLVQERMPEGVKPTLAPISSIMGQILMLGVWSDNNATQPLELRTLGDWVVRQRLLTIPGVSQVFTIGGGRRQFQVLVDPDAMLRYGVTLHEVKQAVQNSNENATGGYLDEQGPNELLVRALGRVQSIEDLQKVVVTMREGRPIALAQIARVVEGPQVKRGDSSAFVRGDEGNFSGGPAVILTINKQPGADTRRVTDDVMAAIDDLRPSLPSDLRIEPLYTQKSFIDRAIENVVEALRDGGVLVVIILFLFLMNFRTTFITLTAIPLSLLMSIIVFSFFGLSINTMTLGGFAVAIGELVDDAIVDVENIFRRLKENRSRTNPKNPLLVVFQASVEIRNSIVFGTMIVILVFVPLFALSGMEGRLFAPLGVAYIVSIVSSLLVSLTVTPVLSYWLLGGRKLTEHEKDGFVLRAVKWVGNKVIRFSLLFPRFNLTVTAVLVALAALFVFRLERDFLPPFNEGAVQLNVVLPPGTSLETSNDIAGRVENRLKQIEDIEQFVRRTGRAELDEHAEGVNMSEFILELDPESPRSREEQLEEIREAMADIPGIVTAVEQPLAHLISHMLSGVKAQIGMKIYGDDLDTLRRKAEEMKSAMQSVPGVKDLLVEPQVTIPQLRIELDRDQLLQYGLTPVEVNEFIETAMNGQVVSEVLIGQRTFDLLIRLDENYRENLQALRRLTIDMEDGGKLPLEAVANIYESGGPNTVNRENVRRRIVLQCNVSDRGVVDVVQDIQKRVRPVVESLPPGYFVEYSGQFESQQSASRIIGALFAVSMIGVFLVLFTMFRSVNLSLQVMMALPMAFIGSVVALVITGQTLTVAAMVGFISLAGIATRNGILLLNHYLHLVKYEGESWTKEMIVRAGLERLAPVLMTALTTGIGLVPLVLAAGEPGKEILYPVATVILGGLISSTLLDFFVHPALFWLIGLKEAERVVNESNTEVALVEEADEEHFTRERNLTSSGTTETTEPVTAPAAQ from the coding sequence ATGCTAAACGCCATTATTCGATTCGCACTGAGACAACGTCTGCTTGTCATTGCTGCCGCTCTATTCCTTATTGGATATGGAACGTGGCAGGCAACCCATTCGCAGATTGATGTCTTTCCCGATCTGAATCGTCCTCGCGTGGTCATTATGACCGAAGCACCGGGGCTGGCTCCGGAGGAAGTTGAAACGCTGATTACATTTCCCATCGAAACCACGATGAACGGGGCCAACGGTGTTCAGGCCGTTCGCAGTTCATCGGGCGTCGGAATCTCCGTGATCTACGTTGAGTTCGACTGGGGCACCGACATCTACAATGACCGGCAGATTGTCAACGAGCGGCTGCAACTCGTTCAGGAACGCATGCCGGAAGGTGTCAAGCCAACGCTGGCACCGATCTCGTCCATCATGGGCCAGATTCTGATGCTGGGCGTGTGGAGCGATAACAATGCAACTCAACCACTCGAATTGCGGACACTCGGCGATTGGGTCGTTCGGCAGCGATTGCTGACGATCCCCGGCGTTTCGCAGGTTTTCACGATCGGCGGCGGTCGTAGGCAGTTTCAGGTACTGGTCGACCCCGACGCCATGTTGAGATACGGGGTGACGCTTCATGAAGTGAAGCAAGCGGTTCAGAACAGCAATGAGAACGCGACTGGCGGCTATCTCGATGAGCAAGGACCAAATGAGTTGTTGGTCCGAGCTTTGGGGCGTGTGCAGTCGATTGAAGACCTGCAAAAGGTGGTCGTTACGATGCGAGAAGGCCGACCGATTGCATTGGCACAAATTGCTCGCGTAGTCGAAGGACCGCAGGTCAAACGCGGCGACAGTTCCGCCTTCGTTCGAGGCGACGAAGGCAACTTCTCCGGTGGTCCCGCTGTTATTCTCACCATCAACAAGCAACCGGGAGCCGATACACGGCGTGTGACGGATGATGTCATGGCGGCGATTGATGACCTGCGGCCATCGCTGCCGAGCGATCTGCGAATCGAGCCGCTCTATACACAAAAATCATTCATCGACCGAGCGATTGAAAACGTCGTGGAAGCATTGCGAGACGGCGGCGTTCTCGTCGTCATCATCCTGTTTCTGTTCCTGATGAACTTTCGCACGACGTTTATCACGCTGACAGCAATTCCGTTGTCGCTGCTGATGTCGATCATTGTGTTCTCGTTCTTCGGTCTCTCAATCAACACCATGACGCTGGGTGGTTTTGCGGTTGCCATTGGCGAGTTGGTCGACGATGCGATTGTTGACGTTGAGAACATCTTCCGGCGACTGAAAGAGAATCGTAGCCGAACGAATCCGAAGAATCCGCTGCTGGTTGTGTTTCAGGCGAGTGTCGAGATTCGCAACTCAATCGTCTTCGGCACGATGATCGTGATTCTGGTTTTCGTTCCGCTCTTTGCCCTGTCGGGAATGGAAGGCCGTCTGTTTGCTCCGCTGGGTGTTGCGTACATCGTCTCGATTGTGTCTTCGCTGCTGGTATCACTGACGGTGACTCCCGTGCTGTCGTACTGGCTGTTGGGAGGCCGCAAGCTTACTGAACATGAGAAAGACGGCTTTGTTCTGCGAGCAGTCAAATGGGTTGGCAACAAAGTCATTCGCTTCAGCCTGTTGTTTCCGCGATTCAATCTGACTGTGACCGCAGTGTTGGTCGCTCTGGCGGCGCTATTCGTCTTCCGGCTCGAACGGGACTTCCTGCCCCCGTTCAACGAGGGTGCTGTTCAACTGAACGTCGTTCTCCCGCCGGGTACATCGCTCGAAACGTCGAACGATATCGCTGGCCGCGTCGAGAATCGGCTCAAGCAGATTGAAGACATCGAGCAGTTCGTTCGCCGCACAGGACGAGCCGAACTCGACGAACACGCTGAAGGTGTGAACATGAGCGAGTTCATTCTGGAACTCGATCCGGAGTCGCCTCGATCCCGAGAAGAACAACTCGAAGAAATCCGCGAAGCGATGGCCGACATACCGGGCATTGTGACCGCAGTAGAACAGCCGCTGGCCCACCTGATCTCGCACATGCTATCCGGTGTGAAAGCTCAAATCGGGATGAAGATTTACGGCGATGATCTGGACACGCTGCGTCGCAAAGCGGAGGAAATGAAGTCCGCCATGCAGTCAGTTCCAGGCGTAAAAGACTTGCTGGTCGAACCACAGGTCACGATTCCTCAGCTTCGCATCGAACTCGACCGCGATCAGCTCTTGCAATACGGACTCACGCCGGTCGAAGTCAACGAATTCATTGAAACCGCAATGAACGGGCAGGTGGTGTCCGAAGTCCTGATTGGCCAGCGAACATTCGACTTGCTGATTCGGCTGGACGAGAACTACCGCGAGAACCTGCAAGCACTTCGGCGGCTGACGATCGACATGGAAGATGGCGGCAAACTGCCTTTGGAAGCAGTCGCCAACATCTACGAGTCGGGCGGTCCCAACACCGTGAACCGCGAGAATGTTCGTCGTCGGATTGTCTTGCAATGCAACGTGTCAGATCGCGGTGTTGTGGATGTCGTACAAGACATTCAGAAACGAGTGCGTCCGGTCGTCGAATCGCTCCCGCCCGGCTACTTCGTCGAATACAGCGGCCAGTTTGAAAGCCAGCAATCAGCATCGCGAATCATCGGAGCCTTGTTTGCAGTATCGATGATCGGCGTGTTCCTCGTGTTGTTCACGATGTTCCGTAGCGTCAATCTCTCGCTGCAAGTGATGATGGCGTTGCCAATGGCTTTCATTGGTTCGGTCGTTGCACTGGTAATCACCGGGCAGACGCTGACGGTGGCTGCGATGGTCGGCTTCATTTCGCTGGCCGGCATCGCGACTCGCAATGGCATTCTGCTGCTGAATCATTACCTGCATCTGGTCAAGTACGAAGGCGAAAGCTGGACCAAAGAAATGATTGTCCGTGCTGGACTGGAACGTCTGGCACCGGTGTTGATGACGGCTCTGACGACAGGTATCGGTCTGGTGCCGCTTGTGCTGGCGGCTGGCGAGCCGGGGAAGGAAATCCTTTATCCAGTCGCGACAGTCATCCTTGGCGGGCTTATTAGTTCGACGCTGCTCGACTTCTTCGTGCATCCGGCACTCTTCTGGCTGATCGGTCTGAAGGAAGCCGAGCGAGTCGTCAATGAATCGAATACGGAAGTTGCCCTCGTCGAGGAAGCCGACGAGGAACACTTCACCCGTGAAAGAAATCTCACTTCGTCCGGGACTACGGAGACCACTGAACCTGTTACCGCTCCTGCTGCCCAATGA
- a CDS encoding TolC family protein, producing the protein MAESLVDANASPEVRDVPEVQAVVFRDDEPGEGTEDSVDSEIQLAVPVKVEGFAMGEPGITLDAIEQLALANNPAIQQANAASARAGGIRTQVGLKPNPTIGYFGEEIGNEGAGGLHGAFVSQTFVRGDKLAWNRQVIGHDVNAMNWQIETQRQRVRTDIRLAFYDALAAQKRLQLAKDFRSVAQEGVTVSEERVDAKVGTRPDVLQSEIQLNEVDLSIQRAKFELSAALNELAALAGVPDLGTPTLIGELDAAVKSRDAEAEFAQIVAMSPQLAAAQARVDRARANIQRQQVQPIPNVTAQLGAGGDDGTGNAFANVQLSLPVPVHNKNQGNIRAAQAEYCAATQNVQRIRQGIRRDLSQVMREYNIAEATVRQYEQSILPKADETLKLMQQARDAGEFDFLRVLTARRAYFDANLKYVTAMGQLAQANAKIDGLLLTGGLSNVVTYDVGDDLRGQALSGQ; encoded by the coding sequence GTGGCGGAGTCGTTAGTCGACGCGAACGCATCACCTGAAGTCCGTGATGTGCCGGAAGTTCAGGCCGTTGTATTTCGCGATGACGAGCCGGGTGAAGGAACCGAGGATTCGGTTGACTCGGAAATTCAGCTTGCTGTGCCGGTTAAAGTTGAAGGTTTCGCGATGGGCGAACCCGGCATTACGCTCGATGCCATCGAACAGTTGGCATTGGCAAACAATCCCGCGATTCAACAGGCCAATGCGGCTTCGGCCCGAGCTGGTGGCATACGGACGCAGGTCGGACTCAAACCCAACCCGACCATCGGGTATTTTGGCGAAGAAATTGGCAACGAAGGTGCCGGTGGACTTCACGGAGCGTTTGTTTCACAGACCTTTGTTCGCGGCGACAAGCTCGCGTGGAACCGTCAGGTGATCGGCCACGATGTGAACGCGATGAATTGGCAAATCGAAACGCAACGCCAGCGAGTTCGCACCGACATTCGGCTTGCTTTCTACGACGCATTGGCTGCTCAGAAGCGCCTGCAACTGGCCAAAGACTTCCGCAGCGTCGCCCAAGAGGGCGTGACGGTTTCCGAAGAACGAGTTGACGCCAAGGTTGGCACTCGACCAGACGTCTTGCAGTCGGAGATTCAACTCAATGAAGTCGATCTGTCGATTCAACGAGCCAAGTTTGAATTGTCAGCGGCGCTGAATGAACTCGCAGCGTTGGCCGGTGTTCCTGACCTTGGAACGCCGACGTTGATTGGAGAATTGGACGCGGCGGTCAAGTCACGCGACGCGGAAGCGGAGTTCGCACAGATTGTGGCAATGAGTCCACAGTTGGCGGCTGCTCAGGCTCGTGTCGATCGGGCGCGAGCGAACATACAGCGTCAGCAGGTGCAACCGATTCCAAACGTGACCGCACAGCTTGGTGCGGGTGGGGATGATGGGACTGGAAATGCGTTCGCCAACGTCCAGTTGAGCCTTCCTGTTCCCGTTCACAACAAGAATCAGGGCAACATCCGGGCGGCTCAGGCCGAATACTGTGCAGCGACGCAAAACGTGCAGCGAATTCGTCAGGGCATTCGCCGCGATCTGTCTCAAGTCATGCGAGAGTACAACATTGCCGAGGCCACAGTACGACAGTACGAGCAGTCGATTCTGCCCAAAGCGGACGAAACGCTGAAGCTGATGCAGCAAGCTCGGGACGCAGGAGAGTTTGACTTTTTGCGTGTGTTGACCGCTAGACGAGCCTACTTCGACGCAAACCTGAAGTACGTCACTGCGATGGGCCAATTGGCTCAAGCCAACGCTAAGATCGACGGACTGCTCCTCACGGGCGGACTGTCGAATGTCGTCACATACGACGTTGGGGACGATCTGCGTGGGCAGGCTTTGAGCGGTCAGTAG
- a CDS encoding efflux RND transporter periplasmic adaptor subunit — protein MKIRFPKIPMKWVWFVGLLLVAVVGLATWNRWFPAATAWVDSTVTAFRGGVETSSDDGHVEDDPHAGHDHGAHAGHSDETSLELSAQALRNIGLSDETIQPVKLETFRRSITVPAVVVERPGRTRVQVATPMTGVITHVHAVQGEAVEPGTLLFQIRLTHEDLVNAQTEFVKTLGELEVEEREIKRLQGVTQSGAVAGKLLLDREYARDKLTALLRAQREALKLHGLSEAQVDQIASERRLLRELQIFAPSIDSHGNDELKLTRRFISQASYQQPIEQPNAERPHSGPLTLQQLDVHKGQSVAAGETLCILADYDELFIEGMAFEQDVSQLRQTSDKEWTVDAIFRQPGDEIQVVEGLKIAYLANTVDPASRTLHFYVRLPNEVAKDRREDGNRYVEWKYLPGQRLQLRVPVEEWPDQIVLPVDAVAREGAESFVFQQNGDHFDRVPVHVKYRDQYSAVIENDGSLFSGDVVALRGAHQMQMALKNKAGGGVDPHAGHNH, from the coding sequence ATGAAGATACGTTTTCCCAAAATCCCAATGAAGTGGGTCTGGTTCGTCGGACTGCTGCTTGTTGCCGTTGTCGGCCTCGCAACTTGGAATCGTTGGTTCCCTGCGGCCACGGCATGGGTCGACAGCACCGTGACCGCGTTCCGTGGCGGAGTTGAGACTTCGTCCGACGACGGTCATGTGGAAGATGATCCGCACGCGGGACACGATCACGGTGCCCATGCGGGACATAGCGACGAGACTTCGCTGGAGTTGTCGGCGCAGGCATTGCGAAACATCGGTCTATCCGACGAGACAATTCAACCGGTCAAACTGGAGACGTTTCGCAGGTCGATCACCGTTCCTGCTGTCGTCGTGGAGCGGCCCGGTCGGACTCGCGTGCAGGTGGCGACACCGATGACCGGCGTGATCACTCACGTTCACGCTGTGCAGGGGGAAGCTGTTGAACCGGGAACGCTGCTGTTTCAGATTCGGCTGACTCATGAAGACCTCGTCAACGCACAGACGGAATTCGTCAAGACGCTCGGTGAATTGGAAGTTGAAGAACGAGAGATCAAGCGACTTCAAGGCGTCACTCAGAGCGGTGCCGTAGCGGGAAAGCTACTGCTGGATCGCGAATACGCTCGTGACAAACTGACCGCGTTGCTACGTGCCCAACGGGAAGCACTCAAGTTGCACGGACTTTCGGAAGCTCAAGTTGATCAGATCGCATCCGAGCGTCGACTGCTGCGGGAGTTACAAATCTTCGCACCGTCAATCGACAGTCACGGTAACGACGAATTGAAACTAACACGCCGGTTCATCAGTCAGGCGAGCTATCAGCAGCCTATAGAGCAACCGAACGCTGAACGGCCACATTCCGGTCCTTTGACTCTACAGCAACTGGATGTTCATAAGGGGCAATCGGTCGCCGCTGGCGAAACGCTCTGCATTCTGGCTGACTACGACGAACTGTTCATCGAAGGCATGGCGTTTGAGCAGGACGTGAGCCAGCTCCGTCAGACATCTGACAAAGAATGGACCGTTGATGCGATCTTCCGGCAACCGGGCGACGAGATACAGGTCGTCGAAGGCTTGAAGATTGCGTATCTTGCGAACACCGTCGATCCCGCATCACGAACACTGCACTTCTATGTTCGCCTGCCTAACGAAGTCGCGAAGGATCGTCGTGAGGACGGCAATCGTTACGTCGAATGGAAGTATCTGCCGGGACAACGGCTGCAACTGCGAGTCCCGGTCGAGGAGTGGCCGGACCAGATTGTGTTGCCGGTTGATGCGGTAGCTCGCGAAGGAGCCGAGTCGTTTGTCTTTCAACAGAACGGTGACCACTTTGACCGCGTGCCGGTCCATGTGAAGTACCGCGATCAGTATTCGGCTGTGATCGAAAACGACGGTTCGCTCTTTTCGGGTGATGTGGTGGCACTGCGTGGTGCTCACCAGATGCAAATGGCCCTCAAGAACAAGGCTGGCGGCGGAGTCGATCCGCACGCAGGTCACAACCACTAA
- a CDS encoding ABC transporter permease: protein MKLRHLIWKELWQRPTPMLTSLLAVTLGVTALVAIQNITVFSERKIAGDMESLGANVLVLPPSVTLQDYYGADMHGHTMPEEYVTRLALARLPGVENLAPKLCVEADVDTIPVTLTGILPKSEFQAKASWQGLGMLGNAVGSDRGCCATAADTSEVDNDPNSLATTRTIAELGDRDVILGGDLASQLGAKTGDRLPLFGEDFTVLTVLPSTGTIDDGRMFAHLHSVQDLSGAGPVVNVIEIMACCEDAAGGLITNLSAELPETRIVTIAQVVQTQVAVNGLMSRLSWVFLSILLLVGAASIASVMYANVTERRKEIGTLMAIGASRNFVTRMFLGKAAILGLAGGAVGFIVGTIVAAVLGPQLLGIHVRPMPMLLGVGMASATIVAVVASLLPARRAAGLDPCLVFNDA from the coding sequence ATGAAACTTCGTCACCTGATTTGGAAAGAACTCTGGCAACGGCCGACGCCGATGCTCACTAGTTTGCTGGCCGTCACGCTTGGCGTCACAGCGCTTGTTGCGATTCAGAACATCACCGTGTTTTCAGAACGCAAGATCGCCGGTGACATGGAGTCGCTCGGTGCGAACGTGTTGGTGCTGCCACCGAGCGTCACGCTGCAGGACTATTACGGTGCCGACATGCACGGGCATACGATGCCCGAGGAATACGTCACCCGTCTTGCGCTCGCTCGATTGCCCGGTGTTGAAAACCTTGCTCCCAAGTTGTGCGTCGAGGCAGACGTGGACACGATTCCCGTCACACTGACCGGCATCCTGCCCAAGAGTGAGTTTCAAGCCAAAGCCTCTTGGCAGGGACTAGGTATGTTGGGCAATGCGGTCGGCAGTGATCGCGGTTGTTGTGCGACCGCCGCTGACACCAGTGAAGTCGACAACGATCCGAACTCGCTGGCGACGACACGTACCATCGCCGAACTGGGCGACCGCGATGTGATCCTCGGAGGTGATCTCGCAAGCCAACTTGGAGCGAAAACTGGCGATAGGCTGCCTCTATTCGGTGAAGATTTCACAGTACTCACTGTGTTGCCTTCGACCGGCACGATCGACGACGGGCGCATGTTCGCTCACTTGCACAGCGTCCAAGACCTGTCTGGTGCAGGGCCGGTGGTGAACGTCATCGAAATCATGGCGTGCTGTGAAGACGCCGCTGGCGGTTTGATCACGAACCTTTCCGCCGAACTTCCCGAAACGCGAATCGTCACGATCGCACAGGTTGTTCAAACACAGGTCGCAGTCAACGGTTTGATGTCGCGTTTGTCTTGGGTCTTTCTGTCGATCCTGTTGTTGGTCGGTGCAGCGAGCATCGCCAGTGTGATGTATGCCAACGTGACCGAGCGTCGCAAAGAAATTGGAACGCTGATGGCAATCGGAGCCAGTCGCAATTTCGTGACGCGGATGTTTCTTGGCAAAGCCGCAATCTTGGGACTCGCCGGTGGTGCAGTGGGCTTCATTGTCGGCACGATTGTCGCCGCAGTACTGGGACCACAGTTGCTGGGCATTCATGTACGTCCAATGCCGATGCTGTTGGGCGTGGGGATGGCATCGGCAACGATCGTCGCGGTCGTCGCCAGCCTACTGCCCGCCCGCCGAGCCGCTGGTCTCGATCCCTGCCTTGTTTTCAACGACGCCTGA
- a CDS encoding heavy metal translocating P-type ATPase, whose amino-acid sequence MASEMKLRIYGMDCAEEVTLLKRELLPVVKNEERLGFDVLNGKLIVDLSGTDVTEGDVLAAIERTGLRSEHWRDRSETTDDQSFWQQHQRSILTTVSGLFGLVGLVIQLALGGETESVPISSIVFYSIGILAGLVLVLPKAWRSLFSLRPDMNLLMSVAVVGAVLIGEWFEGASVAFLFSFSLLLESWSVGRARRAIASLMDLSPPTAHLRDQTGDVKDVAPADVPVGSVVVVRPGERIPLDGRITKGTSSVNQAPITGESVPVEKENGDEVFAGTINGDGLLEIETTKAADDTTLARIIKMVGDAGSKRAPSEKWVEKFAAVYTPVVMVVALLMLLITPLAFGDQWSGWLYRFLVLLVIACPCALVISTPVSVVASLAAAARNGVLIKGGVYVEVPAHLKAIAMDKTGTLTQGAPRVIDVVPMNGHDEAELLTRAGALELNSNHPLAKAIVEETRSRGMTIPPADNFVTIQGKGASGVIQGKPFWLGSHRYLEQRGQETPEVHQQLESMQEAGRTVVVVGNDEHVCGFITLADAIREETRDAIAKLHEAGVEQLLMLTGDNEGTAKAIAKEAGIDEVHAELLPEDKVTAVERLVEQHKHVAMIGDGVNDAPALARASLGLAMGAAGSDAAIETADIALMSDDLSKLPWLIHHSRRTLSIIRQNIAFSLAVKALFVVLTFAGFASLWAAIAADMGASLLVIGNGLRLLKS is encoded by the coding sequence ATGGCATCAGAAATGAAATTGCGGATTTACGGCATGGACTGCGCGGAAGAGGTCACGCTTCTGAAGCGGGAACTTCTACCTGTCGTGAAAAACGAAGAGCGATTGGGATTCGATGTTCTCAATGGCAAATTGATCGTCGACCTGTCCGGGACAGACGTAACGGAAGGAGACGTCCTTGCGGCGATTGAGCGAACCGGGCTTCGGTCAGAACATTGGCGGGACCGATCGGAGACGACCGACGATCAATCGTTCTGGCAGCAGCATCAACGATCAATCCTAACCACCGTAAGTGGCCTGTTCGGGCTCGTCGGGCTGGTGATCCAGTTGGCGCTCGGAGGCGAAACCGAAAGTGTGCCGATTTCCTCGATCGTCTTCTACAGCATCGGTATCCTTGCGGGCTTGGTGTTGGTGCTGCCAAAGGCGTGGCGATCGCTCTTTTCGCTCCGCCCCGATATGAACCTGTTGATGTCAGTCGCCGTTGTCGGAGCCGTGTTGATCGGCGAATGGTTCGAGGGCGCATCGGTTGCGTTTCTGTTCTCATTCTCATTGCTGCTTGAATCATGGAGCGTGGGACGGGCGCGTCGGGCGATTGCTTCGTTGATGGACCTGTCGCCTCCGACCGCTCACCTGCGAGATCAGACTGGTGACGTGAAGGACGTCGCACCCGCTGATGTTCCCGTCGGATCGGTCGTCGTTGTCCGACCCGGCGAGAGGATTCCGCTCGATGGTCGCATCACGAAAGGAACAAGCAGCGTCAATCAGGCACCGATCACAGGAGAAAGTGTCCCGGTTGAAAAAGAGAACGGCGATGAAGTGTTTGCGGGCACGATCAACGGTGACGGGTTGTTGGAAATCGAAACGACCAAAGCGGCTGACGACACAACGCTGGCTCGCATCATCAAGATGGTCGGTGATGCCGGTTCTAAACGTGCCCCATCGGAAAAGTGGGTTGAAAAATTTGCCGCCGTTTACACGCCGGTTGTGATGGTCGTGGCCTTGCTGATGCTGCTGATTACGCCTTTGGCTTTTGGTGATCAGTGGTCAGGTTGGCTCTATCGCTTTCTGGTGTTACTGGTCATAGCGTGCCCATGTGCCCTTGTGATCTCGACGCCGGTGAGTGTCGTTGCTTCGCTCGCCGCAGCGGCACGCAACGGAGTGCTGATCAAGGGCGGAGTTTATGTGGAAGTTCCCGCGCACCTCAAAGCCATCGCGATGGACAAGACCGGCACGCTCACGCAGGGAGCACCTCGGGTGATTGATGTCGTGCCAATGAATGGACACGATGAAGCTGAATTGCTGACTCGCGCCGGGGCCTTGGAACTCAACAGCAACCATCCTCTGGCGAAGGCGATCGTCGAAGAAACGCGGTCCCGAGGGATGACCATTCCACCAGCCGACAATTTCGTAACCATTCAAGGGAAAGGTGCTTCCGGAGTGATTCAGGGAAAGCCTTTCTGGCTGGGTTCCCATCGTTATTTGGAACAGCGTGGACAGGAAACACCGGAGGTTCACCAGCAACTGGAATCCATGCAGGAAGCGGGGCGAACCGTCGTGGTGGTTGGAAACGATGAACACGTTTGCGGTTTCATTACACTCGCCGACGCCATTCGAGAAGAAACCCGCGACGCGATCGCGAAGCTCCACGAAGCAGGTGTCGAGCAATTGCTGATGCTGACCGGTGACAATGAAGGGACCGCCAAAGCGATCGCCAAAGAAGCGGGCATCGACGAAGTTCATGCCGAGCTATTGCCCGAAGACAAGGTCACCGCCGTCGAGCGTCTCGTCGAGCAACACAAACACGTCGCCATGATCGGCGATGGCGTCAACGATGCACCCGCACTGGCTCGTGCGTCACTTGGACTTGCGATGGGAGCCGCCGGAAGCGATGCGGCCATCGAAACTGCCGACATTGCTTTGATGTCCGACGATCTCTCGAAACTGCCGTGGCTGATTCACCATTCCCGGCGAACCCTTAGCATCATTCGCCAGAACATCGCATTCTCACTGGCCGTCAAGGCTCTATTCGTCGTGCTGACCTTCGCGGGTTTCGCATCACTATGGGCCGCTATCGCCGCCGACATGGGAGCCTCACTGCTGGTTATTGGGAACGGCTTGCGTTTGCTGAAATCGTGA
- a CDS encoding ABC transporter ATP-binding protein, with the protein MYQLTSVTQTYERRGQIVTALDNADLTIPDNDFIAIVGPSGSGKTTLLSVLGGMLAPSTGDVMLDGQSLYDLSVEERTALRGQKIGFVFQSFNLISWLTARENVQIPLMLSGKTAKQQEERAMEMLDRVGLSDRTDHRPSEMSQGQQQRVALARTLANDPQIILADEPTGNLDSETRQQVMNYLNEFHQDGRAIVMVTHDADTAAFAHRTIRLVAGVTHEVSTAKVA; encoded by the coding sequence ATGTACCAACTCACTTCCGTTACCCAGACTTACGAACGCCGAGGCCAGATCGTTACGGCGCTCGACAACGCCGACCTCACGATTCCCGACAACGACTTCATCGCAATCGTTGGCCCCAGCGGTAGTGGCAAGACCACGTTGCTATCCGTCCTCGGTGGAATGCTCGCCCCGTCAACCGGCGACGTGATGCTCGATGGCCAGTCGTTGTACGACCTGTCCGTCGAAGAGCGCACGGCGTTGCGAGGCCAAAAGATCGGATTCGTCTTTCAGTCGTTCAACTTGATCTCGTGGCTGACCGCTCGCGAAAACGTGCAAATCCCACTGATGTTGTCCGGCAAAACTGCCAAGCAACAAGAAGAGCGTGCGATGGAGATGCTCGACCGTGTCGGATTGTCCGATCGAACCGATCACCGTCCGTCGGAAATGAGCCAAGGACAGCAACAACGAGTCGCGTTGGCAAGGACGCTCGCTAACGATCCGCAAATCATCCTGGCCGATGAACCGACCGGAAACCTCGATTCAGAAACCCGCCAGCAGGTAATGAATTACCTGAATGAATTTCACCAAGACGGGCGAGCGATCGTCATGGTCACCCACGACGCCGACACCGCCGCGTTCGCACACCGCACGATACGACTCGTCGCTGGAGTGACCCATGAGGTTTCGACAGCAAAAGTTGCTTAA